In Actinoplanes sp. NBC_00393, a single genomic region encodes these proteins:
- a CDS encoding NADP-dependent isocitrate dehydrogenase, translating to MAKIKVKNPVVEIDGDEMTRIIWKQIREQLILPYLDVNLEYYDLSIQYRDETDDQVTIDSANAIKRHGVGVKCATITPDEARVQEFGLKKMWRSPNGTIRNILGGVVFREPIIMSNVPRLVPSWTKPIIIGRHAHGDQYKATDFVAPKAGKFTVTFTPEDGSEPLEFHVADFPAGGVGMAMYNFDESIRDFARASFRYGLARNYPVYLSTKNTILKAYDGRFKDLFAEIFETEFADQFKAAGLTYEHRLIDDMVAAALKWEGGYVWACKNYDGDVQSDTVAQGFGSLGLMTSVLMTPDGQTVEAEAAHGTVTRHYRQWQKGEKTSTNPIASIFAWTGGLKHRGKLDGTPEVTEFAEKLERVCIETVEGGQMTKDLALLIGRDAPWLSTDEFMNALDENLARKLA from the coding sequence CAGCTGATCCTGCCGTACCTCGACGTGAACCTCGAGTACTACGACCTGTCGATCCAGTACCGTGACGAGACCGACGACCAGGTGACGATCGACTCGGCCAACGCCATCAAGCGGCACGGTGTGGGCGTCAAGTGCGCCACGATCACGCCGGACGAGGCCCGAGTACAGGAGTTCGGCCTCAAGAAGATGTGGCGATCGCCGAACGGCACGATCCGCAACATCCTCGGCGGCGTCGTCTTCCGTGAGCCGATCATCATGTCCAACGTGCCCCGCCTGGTGCCGAGCTGGACCAAGCCGATCATCATCGGCCGGCACGCGCACGGCGACCAGTACAAGGCGACCGACTTCGTGGCGCCGAAGGCGGGCAAGTTCACCGTCACCTTCACGCCGGAGGACGGCTCGGAGCCGCTGGAGTTCCACGTCGCCGACTTCCCGGCCGGTGGTGTCGGCATGGCGATGTACAACTTCGACGAGTCGATCCGCGACTTCGCGCGGGCCTCGTTCCGGTACGGCCTGGCCCGCAACTACCCGGTCTACCTGTCCACCAAGAACACGATCCTGAAGGCGTACGACGGTCGCTTCAAGGACCTGTTCGCGGAGATCTTCGAGACCGAGTTCGCGGACCAGTTCAAGGCGGCCGGCCTCACGTACGAGCACCGGCTGATCGACGACATGGTCGCCGCCGCGCTCAAGTGGGAGGGCGGCTACGTCTGGGCCTGCAAGAACTACGACGGTGACGTGCAGTCGGACACCGTGGCGCAGGGCTTCGGCTCGCTCGGCCTGATGACCTCGGTGCTGATGACCCCGGACGGCCAGACCGTCGAGGCCGAGGCGGCGCACGGCACGGTCACCCGGCACTACCGGCAGTGGCAGAAGGGCGAGAAGACCTCGACCAACCCGATCGCCTCGATCTTCGCCTGGACCGGTGGCCTCAAGCACCGCGGCAAGCTGGACGGCACCCCCGAGGTGACCGAGTTCGCCGAGAAGCTGGAGCGGGTCTGCATCGAGACCGTCGAGGGCGGCCAGATGACCAAGGACTTGGCCCTGCTGATCGGCCGGGACGCCCCGTGGCTGTCGACCGACGAGTTCATGAACGCCCTGGACGAGAACCTGGCCCGCAAGCTCGCTTAA